The window GATCAATACCACTACGGAGCCGCCGGAGGGTGATACGGTTAGTGTCTTTACCCTGACCGACGACGGGGTCGAGGGTATCGACACGACAGTCGGAGAGAACGGCCAGTTCGAGATCGGCGGCCTGTCCCCGGATCGAGAGTATATGCTGGCGTTCGGCGACAAGGAGGTCGGTGACGTGACGAACGGCGTGCCGGACCTCTATGCGATCCAGCCCGTTTCACCGTCGAGTGCGGATCAGAACATCAGCGTTGGTGAGGTCGATATTCCGGAAGCCTACAACGTCTCCGTGCAGGTCGTCGACCAGGACGGTGAGCCGATCGAGGGCGCCGACGTCGCGATCGGACATACGAACGGCGATGCTATTATTGAGGACGGCGAGCGCAACGCCACGAACGAGAGCGGGTACTTCTTCCGTGAGGGCGATGCTCCCCTCGAACTCGTCGGCAACGTGACCGTCGGAGCGGCGTACCGCGGCGTCAACAACACGACGAACGTGCCAGATCTGAGTGACGACCGGAAAATCACCGTTCAATTATCGGGTAGCACGGTCACCGGAACTGTTAGAGACGCTGACGACGATGCGGTCCCGAACGCTACCATCACTTACCTCCCCATTGAAGACGGAGAATTCGACGACGATCGAGAAGTCGAGTTCGACGAGACCGACGATACTGGGTCGTACGAGCTCTCGTTGACTCCGGGAGACTACCAGGTTCTCTTCCGGCAGGGAGTAGAAGAGTACCCGATTGACGGCGTGCCTGACGTCTACAGCGCCGATCAAATCTCCGTTAGCGGACAGACGCAAAACGATATCTCGCTTCCCGAGGGTAACCGCCTCCAGATCCGGCTTGTCAATCAGTCGGGCGATCCGCTCTCAAATGAGACGATCGAAGTGAACCACCGAAACGAGGAAGGCTTCAACTCCGGCGTAGCACTGGAAACTAACGAAACCGGTTGGGCCTACGTCGGCGGGACGCCCGGCCTGGAAGTCAACGGGACGGTAGATGTCTTACTCGAGTCTGATAGCTATTACGCACAACGAGACCTTGAGGTCACAGAAAACGAGACGGTGATACTCGACGCGAGGGGACTACTCAACGTCACCGGAAATCTCACGACTGCCGACGACACCGACGTGACAGAGGGAGAAGTGTTCGCTCAGAGTCCGAAGACGGGCCACTACGCCGATACAGAACTCTCCCCAGATGGTGAATTCAGGCTCTCGCTCCTGCGTAATGCGAGCTACGAACTCGGCTTCCGACAAGATGGGATCGACACGCAAACGGACTTCCCGGAGGATGGAGTTCCGGATGTCCAATCGCTCACACGGGTCGAGACTGGAACGGACGACATCGACCTGGCTACCCAGCAACTCGGCGTCGGGCATCCGTTCGAGATCACCGTGAAGAACCCGGACGGCTCCAACGCCTCCGGAGTTAACGTCTACGTATCGGACAACAACGTCGGAGAGGAATTCGCTGTCAGCGTCACCGGCGAAACGAACGAGAACGGCTCGGTCGTGCTCGACGGCGCTGAATCGCCCGGCGTAGAGCTGAACGGTTCGATCGACGTGTACGTGGACGCGCCCGAAGACTCGGGCCTCGCGGATACGAATCGACGAAACGTCGTCGTCGACGAGCCGGGAGGCATCACGGTCCAATTCCAACCGGCGGCGTCGGTGAACGGGACGATCCTCGAATCTGACGGGGAAACGCCCGCAGCCGGTGAAGTGGTACAGGTCAACCCGGTCGGTGACGGTGTCGGCGACACCGTCCCCACCGACGAGAACGGGTTCTTCGATGCGCGTGTCGCCGCCGACGGTGCCTACCACGTCGGGTTCGTTCAGGGCGACGCGGACAGCGAGTTCACTCCACCCTACCCGCAGGACGGCACCGTCGACGTCTACGCCATCGCTAACGTGACGAGCGCACAGGAAGCCGAACTCGGAACCGTCACGCTTCCTGAAGCGCACAACCTCACCGTGAACGTCTTCGATCCGAGCGGAGACCGCGTCGAGGACGCGACGATCGAGATCTGGAGCACGGCGAACGACGCCTACCAGTGGGGCGGCGACACCACCGTCTCCGACGGCACGCTCACCGTGGAGGCCAACGGATCGCTCGACATCCGGGCGTCAGCCCCCGAAGGGACGGAGCTACGAACCGAGTACGAACGGGTCAACGTGACAGAAGAGGACACCGTCAACGTCACGCTCGATCGCAACGTGACCGTCTCCGGCAGTGTCGAGTACTGGAACGGTGACGGGGTCTCCGGATACCGGATGGAACTGTTCAGCAGCGGCGACGGCGGCGACTACCGTCCGACCAACGACAGCGGCTACTTCGAGCTGTACCCCGAGCCGAACCAGTTCTACGCGCTCGGATTCAAACAGATCGATGTGGAGGGCGACCGACCGAACTTCCCGAAGGACGGCCGCCCCGACCTCCACACATTCAGTGCAATCGAGCTTGAGAACGAGGACCGTGATGTGGGTGATCTGACGCTGCCGCCGGCACACCTCGTGAACGTCACGGTTGAGTACACGAACGGCGAACCGGTCTCGGGAGCGACGGTGGATCTCCAGCAGTTCGAGGGAGCCGCCTCCTCGCACCACCCGGGAACGACGAACGCGACCGGCGAGGTCGTCCTCGACGGGGCGAGTTCGCCCGGCATCGAGGTGAACGGGACGCTCCGCGTTGGCGTCAGAGGGACTGACGACTACGCGTGGAACACGACGGAGTTCGAGATCGACAGTGAGCGTAACGTCACGGTCGTCGTCAGAGAGCGTGTCAACGTGACCGGCCAACTGGAGAACGAATCGGGCGATTCCCTGACTGACTTCGACGTCCTGGTCGGACAGAGCGCGCGCTCCTTCGTCTCCGAAGAGGTGAACGACACCGGTCAGTTCGCTGTCCCGGTCGGCGCGAACCAGACTTACAGCGTCGCGGTCGGACAACGCGACGCGGAGACTGATACGCTCGCGCCGCGCGACGGCGTGACGGACTTATACGAGCTTACAACCGTCAAGGTCGGTGCCGGCGATTACGACCTCGCCGAGCAGACTGTCCCGGACGCTCACGGCGTGCTCAACGTCAGCGTCGAGAACGAGTCCGGCGTACCGGTCGAGAATGCGCTGGTGACCATCGTTCCCAACCAGTCCGGAACGCCCGAGCCGACAAGCGCCCGACTCGGAAGCCTGACCGACGAACGGGGCTACCTCGTCGTCGGCGACAAGCCGGGAATCGAGGCCGCGGGGAACTACACGGTCCGCGTCGAACGACCACCGAACGCCGAGCAGTTCGTCGACGAGACCTATGTCCGGGAAGTGAACGTCACCGAAGCGGGTGGCGACGAAAACGTCACCGTGACGCTGAACGAGGTCGATACGACCGAGCCTGAATCCGACATCAGCATCCAGAGCGCTTCGGCCGTGGACGATAACATCACGGTCGGTGACCAGGTGATTGTTGACGTCACACTCGAAAATCAGGGTGACGCGGAAGGGGAGACAACGGTCGAACTGACCTCCGCAGATGGATCGATTTCGGCTTCTGAGACCACCTCGGTCCCCGCGGACGGTACTGCCAGCGTCGATCTCCAAACGACAATCGACTCAGCCGACACGTACGATTTGACTGTCACCGCAGCCGGTGACAGCGTCGACGTGGGATCCGTGACCGTCGAAGAACCGACAGAGCCGGCGAACGTCACCATCGCCGACGCCGGACTCTCACGGACCGATATCACCGCGGACGAGACCGTCCTCGTCAACGTGACGCTGCAGAACACTGGAGATGAAGAGGGCGAAATCAACCTCTCCCTGTATCGCGGCGAGGGCATTATGGTGACGTCGTCGTACAACGTCTCAGCAGGCGACACGAGGACTGT is drawn from Halobellus limi and contains these coding sequences:
- a CDS encoding PGF-CTERM sorting domain-containing protein; this translates as MTGFDFAAIWTTTTSYPELREQPATASIEGSLSTENGVSLDGDVVGAFYESDESTDDGGADDDDGGSDGDDNVVGEDTEVAADGTFEIDGLAADQTYNLVYGDDDIGEERNGVPDLYAIKRVTPPAEVEETLPQAHNVSIRVTDQFGNPIEDADLVIRHTNGDAVVEDGVYNATNETGYVSEDGSSQLEFNGSLTVQAEFNGVNNSTDVTVDDETDITVELPGATVNGTINTTTEPPEGDTVSVFTLTDDGVEGIDTTVGENGQFEIGGLSPDREYMLAFGDKEVGDVTNGVPDLYAIQPVSPSSADQNISVGEVDIPEAYNVSVQVVDQDGEPIEGADVAIGHTNGDAIIEDGERNATNESGYFFREGDAPLELVGNVTVGAAYRGVNNTTNVPDLSDDRKITVQLSGSTVTGTVRDADDDAVPNATITYLPIEDGEFDDDREVEFDETDDTGSYELSLTPGDYQVLFRQGVEEYPIDGVPDVYSADQISVSGQTQNDISLPEGNRLQIRLVNQSGDPLSNETIEVNHRNEEGFNSGVALETNETGWAYVGGTPGLEVNGTVDVLLESDSYYAQRDLEVTENETVILDARGLLNVTGNLTTADDTDVTEGEVFAQSPKTGHYADTELSPDGEFRLSLLRNASYELGFRQDGIDTQTDFPEDGVPDVQSLTRVETGTDDIDLATQQLGVGHPFEITVKNPDGSNASGVNVYVSDNNVGEEFAVSVTGETNENGSVVLDGAESPGVELNGSIDVYVDAPEDSGLADTNRRNVVVDEPGGITVQFQPAASVNGTILESDGETPAAGEVVQVNPVGDGVGDTVPTDENGFFDARVAADGAYHVGFVQGDADSEFTPPYPQDGTVDVYAIANVTSAQEAELGTVTLPEAHNLTVNVFDPSGDRVEDATIEIWSTANDAYQWGGDTTVSDGTLTVEANGSLDIRASAPEGTELRTEYERVNVTEEDTVNVTLDRNVTVSGSVEYWNGDGVSGYRMELFSSGDGGDYRPTNDSGYFELYPEPNQFYALGFKQIDVEGDRPNFPKDGRPDLHTFSAIELENEDRDVGDLTLPPAHLVNVTVEYTNGEPVSGATVDLQQFEGAASSHHPGTTNATGEVVLDGASSPGIEVNGTLRVGVRGTDDYAWNTTEFEIDSERNVTVVVRERVNVTGQLENESGDSLTDFDVLVGQSARSFVSEEVNDTGQFAVPVGANQTYSVAVGQRDAETDTLAPRDGVTDLYELTTVKVGAGDYDLAEQTVPDAHGVLNVSVENESGVPVENALVTIVPNQSGTPEPTSARLGSLTDERGYLVVGDKPGIEAAGNYTVRVERPPNAEQFVDETYVREVNVTEAGGDENVTVTLNEVDTTEPESDISIQSASAVDDNITVGDQVIVDVTLENQGDAEGETTVELTSADGSISASETTSVPADGTASVDLQTTIDSADTYDLTVTAAGDSVDVGSVTVEEPTEPANVTIADAGLSRTDITADETVLVNVTLQNTGDEEGEINLSLYRGEGIMVTSSYNVSAGDTRTVTYEMPFPEAGTYDVSAQVDTGDQVEAGTVNVEEESSTETPGFGIVPAVVALLGAAMVLRRRR